In Natranaerobius thermophilus JW/NM-WN-LF, the genomic stretch AAACACTTTCCAGATGACGACCCTCGCTATCATCAGATAGATAGCAAAGTATTACTTAAAAAAACTTATCAATTAATTACTTCTTATGGCTATCAGTTGATAAATTTAGATAGTACAATTATGGCAGAAAAACCAAAACTGGCACCATATATTGACGAAATGAGAATTACTATTAGTGATGTTTTAGATCTTTACCCTAGTCAGATTGGAATTAAAGCCACTACCTTTGAAAAATTGGGCTTCGTGGGTTCGGGTCAAGGTATTATGGCACAAGCAGTGGTGTTAATGGAAAGACTGTATTAAAGCCTGTTCATGGCTATTGTAGATAAATAGTAGCTTTGATATAATTTACAAGAACTGATTTGAATTGATAACACACATTAACATAGAAGTTTTTAAATTGATGGCTGCTGTATTAAAGTTGAATGTTGATAACTGAAATTTCAATTTCAAAACTAAACAGCGCCAAATTGAAAAAGAGGGGGAATACCAATTGACTAATAAAGCGAGGTTGCGATT encodes the following:
- the ispF gene encoding 2-C-methyl-D-erythritol 2,4-cyclodiphosphate synthase, with the protein product MRIGHGVDVHKLVKGEDLVLGGVQIPSDLGLKGHSDADVLIHAIMDAMLGSLALGDIGKHFPDDDPRYHQIDSKVLLKKTYQLITSYGYQLINLDSTIMAEKPKLAPYIDEMRITISDVLDLYPSQIGIKATTFEKLGFVGSGQGIMAQAVVLMERLY